One Pagrus major chromosome 11, Pma_NU_1.0 genomic region harbors:
- the LOC141004331 gene encoding mamu class II histocompatibility antigen, DR alpha chain-like produces MMKMMKMMVLILSCVLCVSADVLHQDIAIVGCSASDGEVMYGLDGEEKWYADFKNKKGVYPVPDFVGFRYEEGTYQSAEANLQICKQNLDVILGALKNPPVQLDAPSSPVIYPRDDVELEVKNVLICHVTGFYPAPVKFSWTKNGENVTEGTSVNVPYLNKDGTFNQFSRLDFTPQQGDMYSCSVTHPALKDPQTRIWDVEKTLPSVGPAVFCGLGLTVGLLGVAAGTFFLIKGNECR; encoded by the exons atgatgaagatgatgaagatgatggtccTCATCCTgtcctgtgtcctctgtgtctcagcTGACG ttcTTCATCAGGACATTGCTATCGTTGGCTGTTCAGCCTCTGATGGAGAGGTCATGTACGGTCTGGATGGTGAAGAGAAGTGGTACGCAGACTTCAAGAACAAGAAAGGAGTCTATCCTGTGCCTGACTTTGTAGGGTTTCGCTACGAGGAAGGAACTTATCAAAGCGCTGAGGCTAATCTACAGATCTGCAAACAGAACCTGGACGTGATCCTTGGTGCTCTGAAGAACCCTCCAGTGCAGCTCG atgCTCCCTCCAGTCCAGTCATCTACCCCAGAGACGACGTGGAGCTGGAGGTGAAGAACGTCCTGATCTGTCATGTGACTGGTTTCTATCCTGCTCCTGTGAAGTTCTCCTGGACGAAGAACGGAGAGAACGTGACTGAAGGAACCAGCGTCAACGTTCCTTACCTCAACAAAGACGGAACCTTCAACCAGTTCTCCAGACTGGACTTCACCCCCCAACAAGGAGACATGTACAGCTGTTCAGTGACACATCCAGCCCTGAAGGACCCACAGACCAGGATCTGGG atgtggagaaGACTCTGCCCAGTGTTGGACCTGCAGTGTTCTGTGGACTGGGTCTGACTGTGGGTCTGCTCGGTGTGGCTGCTGGAACCTTCTTCCTCATCAAAGGGAACGAGTGCAGATGA